The following coding sequences are from one Diprion similis isolate iyDipSimi1 chromosome 9, iyDipSimi1.1, whole genome shotgun sequence window:
- the LOC124410328 gene encoding uncharacterized protein LOC124410328, with the protein MIVRRRLFLALAIILTLEACFGSAKGERWSRQVANSDWIPLASPRSIQEGGSGPSGDGNPGNLRQLALPAELQQQYQQQLLQIQETQESIQKLLLLQQQLRAQQQLLQAQSYLPEGFATDEERKSALHQSTFANLQTLPQLAPDALLPPPPGNQPQPPEFPAQNFLAENNQKGTSQSEEDVRNRDEEQNQSGAKGKTREYVARQGGHYRNSKQQQQEQQQEQQQQIRDDQNSGELNSQTTPSSLDGQNDGEEEVQLLYVPAETLAQQKTQRGRNRKQQVLEQQQQSSVLQQTQYQQPQRGRLTGHNSGLLGVSQGIEGTRPTTSQQVFAQQILYQLQQDQLERDRIQKEAREKELARLKEEQKELERQAKLHEERVQREQELKRQKELELRKELERQAEEARLMELEKLKKEVERREEIRRQEELERRKIAEIRAQERRRKETLARQAEIDKLAALEKQKEIEIQRSLEQQRELERQQAEEEARAQAQLEAHRQAHQETIEQQRRAQDEAANIDAQNRARNQAQQQHLTETVRPKNQGPRVKGRQRHGGRQETATTPSPNQPPLSVYMGSNSPVKNPEDLRVSDVLSILKDAKTISVLDSVGPDAPQVFVGPSNLDPPHGYAKFDLPYLSAIDNNRVERKVDKLPFFVAPLSFKPPPGYSKIPFPAPHIGSVVVNTLEEEPGVFDGVEETAPIVEPNAYATTPTLPYASQSTPEFSQEALVATTTPSYQAGFSSTPSTGGTRYRHRQFYNDDRSPQTSSTPQYHPSTETVVTKTKFRQFYVEEQAHGTAGYNPETTPSSPQHNQFQEEVVQAYNPVTNEQPAVQETGEIAGLSQGPTQYSIPNELPRISSQLPSLVNSLFERNQFVEKTTYETPTTTPSTTTTTTTTEPSTTTHRTRGRQRGRIVPTRPPTTTDYPSTRSSVTEKPRLRPYSRSRARQGYATTTEAYQEPTYEPTKAKLSETREKTHHFNAPEQHRRPVERNQLRYRGRGGDRNAVQPEAQSDAELSQQVQNAQNQEPNYPNIPPRHSLQGPTAPIQNTEEVFQSSPTPTSISNDGLQAEAQPLHGAAVPEAVVGAEGGAQVFQQEIQGIEGIDHHHAGFPNVGARPLDGFNFQPQIGAVGPTAEYPQTTAQIYDSQPVNSQDKESTNTFQYNDFNRDQVYGSAPVPNHELSPPDSVQSEHLEPQGPTSGPVYNRPSDDSNRFTGPSTTTEAPEVTTLRPTTTSTPSIIRQRVRTRLGQNGNRPRVDSAIQTRPTGSRDEFVRFSAVNQDRQHSSSRTQPGSRTRSRNRSQANQRGQTANNDYVRIQAPLHRPTTTTTTTQAPKSYEKDTDDEIEYGFIRPPSFKPIHPISDENNQNGGTFRPKHDQVQSHEVQSSNDAPVEVSSPHSETLKNRSRYQVTNRRPLTRSTTEVPRVANAASQGLEEEAYTVKPRVQNDQESRTTRPRNRGRRPAKKRTTTTSTTTTTTTTTTESVLDSSNELPLDENYPPQIIQGIPAPSEETDLRTLFKDELKTPNLESLPQAEALQRPGQLSAFQQDENLQFPRSDFVLNFGVGSSHEEPKEEYDQTQLGTSHHRKYIQLNRGRSEPAGHPERKPPSDIDGAESQWSTKLTLSSFQPSSLANHVQSGDARSIQRQEKNEESFDIITAGPDILSGKTDGSEPPRTIVVNASYLGNAKKEGLELKETENRGSHHGRQFVEEKNDPLKDSPSSLDAIQFWNNGQGAEAVSEKADVAINETQTDSTTTPNVTQDPVNMTSEAPTTLVTKDSEEETDQRESATSELSEEPTTTKRIAQRRRRVRVRVRPSDDFVTAESQHLVSAWNTLVREKQSHEETERFDKPKPPTTVSSTSSEPPTTVKSFLEEFLEEMTKDKDEEPAVDAVTMTSTSVPNDPEEATSTTEAATAQWTTKQSQKTSELPTTLQSEKKFVTEATTERQKNVSPKSEKMATKLTESVVKKDDRFHPKHQAKPWWRHDFETVTQKAEEDELVTVDPKLQYTVAEDPEDEDEVKEATLAQSISGYVDAFFKTMKGAEEATTPALAPEETSTADPTSVFFERKSNAGVETRVEKTESAEAVATTSTTKVDQTTTPEQVTTLNFTPITTPEVPISPDELTTEVPVVSTTTVATTGTKDDQLGKVLRTSTTTEVSHMTEICYRGRCVKTKSAKRR; encoded by the exons ATG ATCGTGCGGCGTCGCCTGTTCCTGGCGCTAGCGATTATCCTGACCCTCGAGGCCTGTTTCGGGTCCGCAAAGGGTGAGAGATGGTCGAGACAAGTAGCAAACAGCGATTGGATCCCGTTGGCGAGTCCCAGGTCGATCCAGGAAGGCGGAAGTGGGCCCAGCGGTGATGGAAATCCCGGAAACCTGCGGCAGCTGGCGTTGCCAGCGGAGCTACAGCAGCAGTATCAGCAACAGCTTCTGCAGATCCAAGAGACGCAGGAGAGCATCCAGAAGCTGCTTCTTCTCCAGCAGCAGCTAAGAGCTCAACAGCAGCTTCTTcag GCCCAGTCCTACCTTCCGGAGGGTTTCGCTACCGATGAAGAACGGAAGTCAGCGCTCCACCAAAGCACCTTTGCCAACCTTCAGACGCTGCCCCAGCTCGCACCTGATGCCCTGCTCCCACCTCCTCCGGGGAACCAACCCCAACCACCAGAGTTCCCGGCCCAGAACTTCTTGGCCGAGAATAACCAGAAGGGGACAAGCCAGAGCGAAGAAGACGTCAGGAATCGGGATGAGGAGCAGAACCAGTCTGGGGCAAAGGGAAAGACGAGAGAATACGTTGCTAGACAAGGTGGACACTACAGGAACTCGAAACAACAGCAACaggaacaacaacaagaacagcAACAACAAATTAGAGATGATCAGAATAGCGGCGAACTCAACTCGCAGACGACGCCGAGTTCGCTGGATGGACAGAACGATGGTGAGGAAGAG GTCCAACTGCTCTACGTTCCTGCAGAAACTTTGGCCCAGCAGAAGACGCAGCGGGGTCGTAACCGGAAGCAACAAGTTctggagcagcagcagcagtcgtCGGTGCTCCAGCAGACTCAGTACCAGCAACCACAGAGGGGTCGATTGACGGGCCACAATTCGGGACTACTGGGAGTGAGCCAAGGGATCGAGGGTACTCGGCCAACGACGTCGCAGCAAGTTTTCGCCCAGCAGATACTGTACCAGTTGCAGCAGGATCAATTGGAGAGAGACAGGATCCAGAAGGAGGCCCGAGAGAAGGAGCTCGCTCGGTTGAAGGAGGAGCAGAAGGAGCTAGAGCGACAAGCGAAATTGCACGAGGAGCGAGTACAGCGGGAGCAGGAACTGAAGCGTCAGAAGGAGTTGGAGTTGCGTAAGGAGTTGGAAAGGCAAGCGGAGGAGGCCAGGCTGATGGAGCTTGAGAAGCTGAAGAAGGAGGTGGAACGCCGGGAGGAAATCAGGCGTCAGGAGGAGCTGGAGCGGCGGAAAATTGCCGAGATCAGGGCGCAGGAGCGGAGGCGAAAAGAGACGCTGGCCCGCCAAGCGGAGATCGACAAACTGGCCGCCCTCGAGAAGCAGAAGGAGATAGAGATCCAGCGATCGCTCGAGCAGCAACGGGAACTGGAACGCCAGCAGGCAGAGGAGGAGGCACGAGCTCAGGCGCAGCTCGAGGCCCATCGTCAAGCCCACCAGGAGACCATCGAGCAGCAGCGCAGGGCACAAGACGAGGCGGCGAACATCGACGCCCAGAACCGGGCCCGTAATCAGGCCCAGCAACAACACCTGACCGAGACCGTAAGGCCCAAGAATCAAGGCCCGAGGGTCAAGGGACGCCAGCGACACGGTGGCCGCCAGGAAACGGCGACCACTCCCTCGCCCAACCAGCCACCGCTGTCCGTCTACATGGGCAGCAACAGCCCCGTGAAGAACCCCGAGGACCTGCGAGTCTCCGACGTCCTCAGCATCCTCAAGGACGCCAAGACCATATCCGTTCTCGACTCGGTCGGCCCAGATGCCCCCCAGGTCTTTGTTGGCCCGAGCAACCTCGACCCGCCACACGGCTATGCCAAGTTCGATCTGCCCTACCTCTCCGCCATCGACAATAATCGTGTCGAGCGCAAGGTCGACAAGCTCCCCTTCTTCGTCGCTCCACTCAGCTTCAAACCGCCCCCTGGATACTCGAAGATCCCGTTTCCCGCACCGCACATCGGCTCCGTCGTCGTAAACACTCTAGAAGAGGAGCCCGGGGTTTTCGACGGCGTTGAGGAGACTGCGCCAATCGTTGAGCCCAACGCTTACGCCACCACCCCGACTCTTCCCTATGCGTCTCAATCCACCCCCGAGTTCTCCCAGGAGGCACTCGTCGCCACTACAACTCCCAGCTACCAGGCTGGATTCTCTTCAACCCCGTCTACCGGGGGAACGAGATACAGGCACAGGCAATTCTATAACGACGACAGGTCACCCCAGACCTCGTCAACCCCCCAGTACCACCCCTCGACCGAGACGGTTGTTACGAAAACGAAATTCAGGCAGTTTTACGTCGAGGAACAGGCTCATGGAACCGCTGGGTACAACCCGGAGACGACACCTTCAAGCCCGCAACACAACCAGTTCCAGGAGGAAGTCGTCCAGGCTTACAACCCCGTAACGAATGAGCAGCCAGCCGTTCAAGAAACCGGTGAAATTGCAGGGCTCTCCCAGGGACCGACGCAGTATTCGATTCCCAATGAACTACCAAGGATATCTTCGCAGCTACCAAGTCTCGTCAATTCACTCTTCGAACGGAACCAGTTCGTCGAAAAGACTACCTACGAAACACCAACCACCACCCCGTCAACCACAACGACCACAACAACAACCGAACCCTCCACCACGACCCACAGAACCCGCGGAAGACAAAG AGGCAGAATCGTTCCGACCAGACCACCAACAACTACGGATTACCCGTCAACGAGATCCTCGGTCACTGAGAAACCACGATTAAGACCTTACAGCAGATCAAGGGCGCGCCAAGGATACGCGACGACCACCGAAGCCTATCAAGAACCGACCTACGAACCGACCAAAGCAAAGCTGTCCGAGACACGAGAGAAAACCCATCACTTCAACGCGCCTGAGCAACATAGAAGGCCCGTAGAGAGGAATCAGCTGAGATACAGGGGACGAGGTGGTGACCGGAATGCGGTCCAACCGGAG GCTCAATCGGACGCTGAGCTCTCGCAGCAGGTGCAGAACGCTCAAAACCAGGAACCAAACTACCCGAATATCCCACCGAGACATTCTCTTCAGGGACCAACCGCGCCGATCCAGAACACTGAGGAGGTCTTCCAGTCATCGCCAACCCCAACCAGCATATCAAACGACGGTCTGCAAGCTGAAGCCCAACCTCTTCACGGTGCAGCTGTGCCCGAAGCAGTTGTCGGAGCAGAAGGAGGAGCTCAGGTATTCCAACAGGAGATCCAAGGCATCGAGGGAATCGATCACCATCACGCCGGGTTTCCAAACGTCGGGGCAAGACCGTTGGATGGTTTCAATTTCCAGCCCCAAATCGGGGCCGTGGGACCGACGGCTGAATATCCCCAAACCACAGCTCAAATTTACGATAGTCAGCCGGTGAATTCCCAGGACAAGGAGAGCACCAACACCTTCCAATACAACGACTTTAACCGCGATCAAGTTTACGGCTCCGCTCCTGTTCCAAACCACGAGCTGTCACCACCCGACTCGGTTCAATCCGAGCACCTCGAACCACAAGGCCCAACTTCTGGACCGGTATACAACCGGCCATCGGACGACAGCAACCGCTTCACGGGCCCCAGCACGACCACTGAAGCGCCAGAG GTCACGACCCTAAGACCAACCACCACTTCGACGCCATCAATTATTCGGCAAAGGGTGCGCACACGGCTGGGTCAGAATGGCAACCGTCCCCGCGTCGACTCAGCTATTCAGACTCGGCCGACCGGATCCAGGGATGAATTCGTCCGGTTCAGTGCGGTCAATCAGGACAGGCAGCATTCGTCTAGCAGAACGCAGCCCGGGTCTCGAACCAGGTCGAGGAATCGCTCTCAGGCGAATCAGCGCGGACAAACGGCCAACAACGACTACGTGCGGATTCAGGCTcctcttcatcgacccaccaCCACGACTACCACCACTCAGGCACCCAAGAGCTACGAAAAAGATACCGACGACGAAATCGAGTACGGATTCATCAGACCTCCGAGCTTCAAACCCATCCATCCTATCAGCGATGAAAATAACCAGAATGGTGGCACCTTCAGACCTAAACACGATCAG gTTCAATCGCACGAAGTTCAATCGTCGAACGACGCGCCGGTCGAAGTGAGCAGTCCGCATTCTGAAACGTTGAAGAATCGATCAAGGTATCAAGTCACGAATCGACGACCGTTGACCAGATCCACGACGGAGGTACCACGCGTAGCAAACGCCGCATCGCAAGGCCTCGAAGAAGAAGCTTACACTGTAAAACCCAGGGTGCAAAACGACCAGGAGTCGAGGACGACCAGACCTCGCAATAGGGGCAGAAGGCCGGCGAAGAAGAGAAccacgacgacgtcgacgacaacgacgaccaCAACAACCACGACAGAATCCGTTCTCGACTCGAGCAATGAATTACCACTCGACGAAAACTACCCGCCGCAAATAATTCAGGGGATTCCAGCTCCGTCCGAAGAAACAGACTTGCGAACCCTTTTCAAAGATGAATTGAAAACACCCAATTTGGAAAGCCTTCCTCAAGCCGAGGCTCTGCAGAGACCGGGACAACTGAGTGCTTTTCAACAGGATGAAAAT CTACAGTTTCCACGCTCGGACTTCGTCCTGAACTTCGGCGTCGGTTCGAGTCACGAAGAGCCGAAAGAAGAGTACGATCAGACGCAGCTGGGGACCTCGCATCACCGCAAGTATATCCAGTTGAACAGAGGAAGGTCCGAGCCTGCAGGTCACCCTGAAAGAAAGCCGCCAAGCGACATTGACGGCGCGGAAAGCCAATGGTCGACTAAATTGACCCTGTCATCCTTCCAACCGAGCTCATTGGCGAACCACGTTCAATCTGGAGACGCGAGAAGTATTCAAAGGCAAGAGAAGAACGAGGAGTCATTCGACATCATCACTGCCGGACCGGATATCTTGTCTGGCAAAACTGATGGTTCCGAACCGCCCAGAACCATCGTCGTCAATGCCAGCTACCTTGGAAACGCCAAGAAAGAGGGTCTCGAGCTCAAGGAAACCGAAAACCGCGGCTCACACCATGGCAGACAGTTCGTCGAGGAGAAAAACGATCCCCTTAAAGACAGTCCGAGCAGTCTGGACGCGATTCAATTCTGGAACAACGGTCAGGGCGCAGAAGCTGTTTCTGAAAAGGCTGACGTGGCGATAAATGAGACTCAAACTGATTCGACCACGACCCCGAATGTCACTCAAGATCCCGTCAACATGACGAGCGAAGCCCCAACGACTTTGGTGACGAAAGATAGCGAAGAGGAAACTGACCAACGAGAATCCGCCACTTCGGAACTTTCCGAAGAGCCGACGACCACTAAGAGA ATCGCGCAAAGACGACGACGTGTCAGGGTACGCGTGAGGCCATCGGACGATTTCGTCACCGCGGAATCGCAGCACCTGGTTTCGGCTTGGAATACTCTAGTCCGCGAAAAACAGAGCCATGAAGAGACGGAACGTTTCGACAAACCCAAGCCTCCGACAACTGTCAGTTCGACAAGCAGCGAACCACCGACGACCGTTAAATCCTTCCTGGAAGAGTTCCTCGAGGAGATGACAAAGGATAAAGACGAAGAGCCAGCCGTGGACGCCGTCACAATGACCTCGACCAGCGTTCCAAACGATCCGGAGGAAGCCACGAGCACTACCGAAGCAGCGACCGCGCAATGGACGACAAAACAGAGCCAGAAAACCAGCGAGCTTCCGACTACCCTGCAAAGTGAGAAGAAGTTCGTGACAGAAGCGACAACCGAGCGTCAGAAGAATGTCTCTCCCAAGTCAGAAAAAATGGCGACGAAACTGACGGAGTCGGTGGTCAAGAAGGACGACCGATTCCATCCCAAACATCAGGCGAAACCGTGGTGGAGACACGACTTCGAAACTGTGACGCAGAAGGCAGAGGAAGACGAGCTAGTCACGGTTGATCCGAAGCTGCAATACACGGTCGCTGAAGACCCGGAAGATGAAGACGAGGTCAAAGAGGCCACGTTGGCTCAGAGCATCTCCGGCTACGTTGACGCCTTCTTCAAAACGATGAAAGGAGCCGAAGAAGCAACGACTCCGGCCTTGGCACCGGAAGAAACGAGTACAGCTGACCCAACGTCCGTCTTTTTCGAGCGGAAGAGCAACGCTGGCGTAGAGACGAGGGTTGAAAAGACGGAAAGCGCTGAAGCCGTCGCGACAACGTCAACGACGAAAGTCGATCAGACGACGACTCCGGAACAAGTAACAACACTCAATTTCACTCCCATCACCACGCCGGAAGTCCCCATTTCTCCGGACGAGCTTACGACGGAAGTTCCGGTGGTCAGCACGACCACCGTTGCGACTACAGGTACCAAGGATGATCAGCTCGGTAAAGTTCTTAGAACGTCGACAACTACCGAGGTGTCCCACATGACGGAAATATGCTACAGAGGTCGTTGCGTCAAGACCAAATCGGCTAAACGGAGATAA